A region from the Cannabis sativa cultivar Pink pepper isolate KNU-18-1 chromosome 9, ASM2916894v1, whole genome shotgun sequence genome encodes:
- the LOC115721709 gene encoding pentatricopeptide repeat-containing protein At1g62910 isoform X2 has product MIQMQPIPSVWVLNDLLGALSKKNQYSTVVSLYKQLSLRCRHFHPNVYTLTIVIKCLCRLKKTSLGFSVLAIFYKHGLYPNGHTLSTLLHGLCMEGSIFEALELFHKIVDKEFPCDEFIYAIIINGLCKAGETNKAIKVLRQIYYHQKLSPTVECFNPIINSLCRDGDIDKATSLFQEMISCGFPPNAVTYTSLIHGLCKFGNWEEANRLLINMTESGISLDVYTYSIVIDSLCKQEKPQKAILLFESMTDKGVEPNVVIYTSLISALSKEGKTKKSFDLMEVMTNRGLKPDVITYTSLLHGLCDSGKWGEAFMLLAKMKEQDVRPNLVTFNVLIDALCKDGNMKEAFDVFDLMTRWNLKPNIITYTSLLSGLSHSGSLEEIGRVFENMLSENIHPNIITITVLIDAYSKRGMMDKAQKIFDEMIHHGEKPNTITYNKMIKGYCLLQKVDKAEEMFRQMLLKGVLPDFNSYCTMVEAYMMIDQTDIALKFSKEMIEKGLVPDHVRQNIVTKDFLGRIKL; this is encoded by the coding sequence ATGATTCAAATGCAACCCATTCCCTCTGTTTGGGTTCTTAATGATTTGCTTGGGGCACTCTCCAAGAAGAACCAATACTCCACTGTTGTTTCTCTGTACAAACAGTTGTCTTTGCGTTGTCGTCATTTTCATCCAAATGTCTATACTCTCACCATTGTTATCAAATGCCTGTGTCGTTTGAAGAAGACGAGTTTAGGGTTCTCTGTTTTGGCAATTTTCTATAAACACGGCCTTTACCCAAATGGCCATACCCTAAGTACTCTGCTTCACGGGCTTTGTATGGAAGGCTCCATTTTTGAAGCCCTTGAGTTGTTTCACAAAATTGTAGACAAGGAATTCCCATGTGATgaatttatttatgcaataatCATTAATGGGCTCTGTAAAGCCGGAGAAACTAACAAGGCAATTAAGGTGCTTAGGCAAATTTACTACCATCAGAAGCTTAGTCCCACTGTTGAATGTTTCAATCCCATCATTAATAGTCTTTGTAGAGATGGTGATATAGATAAGGCGACGAGCCTATTCCAAGAAATGATCAGTTGTGGTTTTCCTCCGAATGCTGTAACTTATACTTCTTTGATTCATGGATTATGCAAATTTGGTAATTGGGAAGAAGCCAATAGACTCTTAATTAACATGACTGAGTCTGGGATTTCACTtgatgtatatacatatagtatTGTAATTGATTCCCTTTGCAAGCAAGAGAAACCTCAAAAAGCAATTTTATTGTTTGAATCGATGACTGATAAAGGTGTGGAGCCTAATGTTGTCATATATACTTCACTCATTTCTGCTCTATCTAAGGAAGGGAAAACAAAGAAATCCTTTGATCTAATGGAAGTAATGACTAATAGAGGTCTTAAGCCTGATGTCATTACTTATACCTCTTTACTTCATGGATTGTGTGATTCAGGTAAATGGGGGGAAGCCTTCATGTTGTTAGCTAAAATGAAGGAACAAGATGTTAGGCCAAATCTTGTGACATTCAATGTTCTCATAGATGCTCTTTGCAAAGATGGAAATATGAAAGAAGCTTTTGACGTGTTTGATTTAATGACTCGGTGGAATTTAAAACCAAATATTATCACTTACACTTCTTTACTTAGTGGATTGAGTCATTCAGGTAGCTTGGAAGAAATCGGCAGGGTGTTTGAGAACATGCTGAGTGAGAATATCCACCCTAACATTATAACTATCACCGTTCTCATAGATGCTTACTCCAAAAGAGGTATGATGGACAAGGCTCAGAAGATATTTGATGAAATGATTCACCATGGTGAGAAACCTAATACCATAACTTATAATAAAATGATCAAAGGGTATTGTTTGCTACAAAAGGTAGACAAGGCTGAAGAGATGTTTCGACAAATGTTATTGAAAGGTGTTCTGCCAGATTTTAACTCCTATTGCACCATGGTTGAAGCCTATATGATGATTGACCAAACAGACATTGCTCTCAAGTTTAGTAAAGAAATGATTGAGAAAGGCTTGGTGCCTGATCATGTAAGACAAAATATTGTGACGAAGGATTTTCTTGGCAGAATTAAGTTATGA
- the LOC115721709 gene encoding pentatricopeptide repeat-containing protein At1g63400 isoform X1: protein MKPLMLFGRLSGNYSHSLSSSSFISLLGLFTPQFRTYHSNYGNAKQLEKSIRTGCRTGSLEVQQLLSLYNSMIQMQPIPSVWVLNDLLGALSKKNQYSTVVSLYKQLSLRCRHFHPNVYTLTIVIKCLCRLKKTSLGFSVLAIFYKHGLYPNGHTLSTLLHGLCMEGSIFEALELFHKIVDKEFPCDEFIYAIIINGLCKAGETNKAIKVLRQIYYHQKLSPTVECFNPIINSLCRDGDIDKATSLFQEMISCGFPPNAVTYTSLIHGLCKFGNWEEANRLLINMTESGISLDVYTYSIVIDSLCKQEKPQKAILLFESMTDKGVEPNVVIYTSLISALSKEGKTKKSFDLMEVMTNRGLKPDVITYTSLLHGLCDSGKWGEAFMLLAKMKEQDVRPNLVTFNVLIDALCKDGNMKEAFDVFDLMTRWNLKPNIITYTSLLSGLSHSGSLEEIGRVFENMLSENIHPNIITITVLIDAYSKRGMMDKAQKIFDEMIHHGEKPNTITYNKMIKGYCLLQKVDKAEEMFRQMLLKGVLPDFNSYCTMVEAYMMIDQTDIALKFSKEMIEKGLVPDHVRQNIVTKDFLGRIKL, encoded by the coding sequence ATGAAACCTCTAATGCTGTTCGGAAGACTTTCTGGTAATTATTCTCATTCTCTTTCGTCTTCTTCTTTCATTTCTCTTTTAGGGCTTTTCACTCCTCAATTTCGTACTTATCATTCCAACTATGGCAATGCTAAACAATTGGAGAAATCGATTCGAACCGGCTGTAGAACTGGAAGCCTTGAGGTACAACAACTTTTAAGTCTTTATAATTCCATGATTCAAATGCAACCCATTCCCTCTGTTTGGGTTCTTAATGATTTGCTTGGGGCACTCTCCAAGAAGAACCAATACTCCACTGTTGTTTCTCTGTACAAACAGTTGTCTTTGCGTTGTCGTCATTTTCATCCAAATGTCTATACTCTCACCATTGTTATCAAATGCCTGTGTCGTTTGAAGAAGACGAGTTTAGGGTTCTCTGTTTTGGCAATTTTCTATAAACACGGCCTTTACCCAAATGGCCATACCCTAAGTACTCTGCTTCACGGGCTTTGTATGGAAGGCTCCATTTTTGAAGCCCTTGAGTTGTTTCACAAAATTGTAGACAAGGAATTCCCATGTGATgaatttatttatgcaataatCATTAATGGGCTCTGTAAAGCCGGAGAAACTAACAAGGCAATTAAGGTGCTTAGGCAAATTTACTACCATCAGAAGCTTAGTCCCACTGTTGAATGTTTCAATCCCATCATTAATAGTCTTTGTAGAGATGGTGATATAGATAAGGCGACGAGCCTATTCCAAGAAATGATCAGTTGTGGTTTTCCTCCGAATGCTGTAACTTATACTTCTTTGATTCATGGATTATGCAAATTTGGTAATTGGGAAGAAGCCAATAGACTCTTAATTAACATGACTGAGTCTGGGATTTCACTtgatgtatatacatatagtatTGTAATTGATTCCCTTTGCAAGCAAGAGAAACCTCAAAAAGCAATTTTATTGTTTGAATCGATGACTGATAAAGGTGTGGAGCCTAATGTTGTCATATATACTTCACTCATTTCTGCTCTATCTAAGGAAGGGAAAACAAAGAAATCCTTTGATCTAATGGAAGTAATGACTAATAGAGGTCTTAAGCCTGATGTCATTACTTATACCTCTTTACTTCATGGATTGTGTGATTCAGGTAAATGGGGGGAAGCCTTCATGTTGTTAGCTAAAATGAAGGAACAAGATGTTAGGCCAAATCTTGTGACATTCAATGTTCTCATAGATGCTCTTTGCAAAGATGGAAATATGAAAGAAGCTTTTGACGTGTTTGATTTAATGACTCGGTGGAATTTAAAACCAAATATTATCACTTACACTTCTTTACTTAGTGGATTGAGTCATTCAGGTAGCTTGGAAGAAATCGGCAGGGTGTTTGAGAACATGCTGAGTGAGAATATCCACCCTAACATTATAACTATCACCGTTCTCATAGATGCTTACTCCAAAAGAGGTATGATGGACAAGGCTCAGAAGATATTTGATGAAATGATTCACCATGGTGAGAAACCTAATACCATAACTTATAATAAAATGATCAAAGGGTATTGTTTGCTACAAAAGGTAGACAAGGCTGAAGAGATGTTTCGACAAATGTTATTGAAAGGTGTTCTGCCAGATTTTAACTCCTATTGCACCATGGTTGAAGCCTATATGATGATTGACCAAACAGACATTGCTCTCAAGTTTAGTAAAGAAATGATTGAGAAAGGCTTGGTGCCTGATCATGTAAGACAAAATATTGTGACGAAGGATTTTCTTGGCAGAATTAAGTTATGA